One Amaranthus tricolor cultivar Red isolate AtriRed21 chromosome 1, ASM2621246v1, whole genome shotgun sequence DNA window includes the following coding sequences:
- the LOC130817592 gene encoding U11/U12 small nuclear ribonucleoprotein 48 kDa protein, with translation MTCFTQSTSKMSCYTNPNFSNPQFNSRPLQPPPPLLPVPPFHIQPQIPLPDVPNSLSSLKTLLQSSNSTLQYLSSQFPQLSISSGDLIQCPSNPNHWIPPNSLFSHSLNCPSSLDLDILLDSLQYPKTLNSEQHLIHQNKFVQPLNDPSLELCFCLDDYVDYGSNFFYQGCPGVVSSLNDDASRKIFTLPGILSVECANFVVNFERENDGFLEFNVKMLPSEIWGVRHEVELWNDHPNEYSYNVVKAFLCMGCVNECDLLTWLISNSSRFGVVIDVSMRDHMSVLFRICLKAMVREAAHSHESVFESEMGDNGPKLDRKASIFKCPVTVEALRWLVSQLAILYGQVNAKSLVLAMLRQLLYDAASNASFFPLHKKLEQTSATEEETSGEATKNERDDRTDKRIFSKSVFVYQIAAAIAALHERSLLEERIRALQNPVPPTAYQRMVQYQDISKKADAERLKRPDYRPLLEHYSLPSQRQHNQDTNKLKTREELLAEERDYKRRRMSYRGKKLKRTTKEVMRDIIEDYMEAIKQTGGIGAFSKGDAEGAMSTFKNSTALSSTNLETKHHFQNNQHAGDRKFIDKDYYLVDKTPIDPSLCRKGKESYDSGDLDKQRTDRNRCSRDYHSRSSSRDRRHNHSREYKRHKRNQYVSEKDEDERSKFNYSFPNDSGCYDKISLCSSSSSLRNHSGWKHKRKLESSDTHRWERHENDESSLFKRDGFSDRYDPSEAD, from the exons ATGACTTGTTTTACTCAATCAACCAGTAAGATGAGTTGTTACACTAACCCTAATTTCTCAAATCCCCAATTCAATTCAAGGCCACTTCAACCTCCTCCTCCACTGTTACCTGTACCACCATTTCATATTCAGCCTCAAATTCCTCTTCCTGATGTACCTAATTCACTTTCTTCTCTCAAAACACTCCTCCAATCTTCAAACTCAACACTTCAGTATCTTTCCTCCCAATTTCCTCAACTTTCTATCTCCTCCGGTGACCTGATCCAATGCCCTTCAAACCCTAATCATTGGATTcccccaaattccctcttttcACATTCCCTTAATTGCCCCTCTTCACTTGATTTGGACATTCTTTTGGATTCTCTCCAataccctaaaaccctaaattctGAACAACATCTGATTCACCAAAACAAGTTTGTTCAGCCCCTTAACGATCCTTCCTTGGAACTTTGCTTCTGTCTCGACGATTATGTCGATTATGGATCTAATTTCTTTTACCAGGGTTGCCCCGGTGTTGTTAGCTCACTTAATGATGATGCAAGTAGGAAAATTTTTACCCTTCCTGGGATTTTATCGGTTGAGTGCGCAAATTTTGTAGTTAATTTTGAGAGGGAAAATGATGGGTTTCTGGAATTTAATGTTAAGATGCTTCCATCTGAGATTTGGGGAGTCCGACATGAGGTTGAGCTGTGGAATGATCATCCTAATGAGTATTCATATAATGTTGTTAAGGCATTTTTGTGTATGGGTTGTGTGAATGAATGCGATTTGTTGACGTGGTTGATTTCGAATTCATCTCGTTTTGGTGTTGTGATTGATGTTTCCATGAGGGATCATATGTCTGTTCTGTTTAGAATTTGCTTGAAAGCAATGGTGAGAGAGGCTGCACATTCTCACGAGTCTGTGTTTGAGAGTGAGATGGGTGATAATGGTCCTAAATTGGATAGGAAGGCATCCATTTTCAAGTGTCCTGTTACTGTTGAAGCTCTGAGATGGTTGGTATCACAATTGGCAATTTTGTATGGCCAAGTGAATGCAAAGTCTCTTGTTTTAGCAATGCTTAGACAACTTTTGTATGATGCAGCATCTAATGCCTCGTTTTTTCCTCTACACAAGAAACTTGAGCAGACTTCAGCCACTGAGGAAGAGACCTCAGGGGAGGCCACGAAGAATGAAAGGGATGATAGAACAGATAAAAGAATATTTAGCAAGTCTGTTTTTGTTTACCAAATAGCTGCAGCTATAGCTGCATTGCATGAAAGGTCATTGCTCGAAGAAAGAATCAGGGCACTACAGAATCCTGTGCCCCCTACTGCTTATCAAAG GATGGTCCAATATCAAGATATTTCTAAGAAGGCTGATGCAGAACGCCTTAAGCGTCCTGATTACAGACCATTACTTGAGCATTATAGCCTCCCTTCTCAAAGGCAACATAATCAG GATACTAACAAGTTGAAGACTAGAGAAGAGTTATTGGCTGAAGAAAGGGACTATAAACGCAGAAGAATGTCCTATCGTGGAAAGAAGCTGAAGCGAACAACAAAAGAG gtGATGAGGGATATCATAGAAGATTACATGGAAGCTATTAAGCAAACAGGAGGTATTGGAGCCTTCTCAAAGGGAGATGCAGAAGGAGCAATGTCAACATTTAAGAATTCTACTGCTCTTAGTTCCACAAATCTGGAGACAAAGCATCACTTTCAAAATAATCAGCATGCTGGTGATAGGAAATTTATTGATAAAGACTATTATCTTGTGGACAAAACTCCCATTGATCCTTCTCTTTGTAGGAAGGGGAAGGAATCTTATGATAGCGGAGATCTTGACAAACAAAGAACAGATAGGAATAGATGTTCAAGGGATTATCACTCTAGAAGCTCTAGTAGAGATAGAAGACACAACCATTCAAGGGAGTATAAAAGACACAAAAGGAACCAATATGTTTCGGAAAAGGATGAAGATGAACGATCTAAATTCAACTATTCTTTTCCTAATGATTCAGGCTGTTATGATAAGATTTCTCTGTGTTCTTCATCAAGTTCTCTTAGGAACCATTCTGGTTGGAAGCATAAAAGGAAGTTAGAATCTTCGGATACACATAGATGGGAAAGACATGAGAATGATGAATcaagtttgtttaaaagggaTGGATTTAGTGATAGATATGATCCTTCTGAAGCCGATTAG